One segment of Leptodactylus fuscus isolate aLepFus1 chromosome 7, aLepFus1.hap2, whole genome shotgun sequence DNA contains the following:
- the LOC142214526 gene encoding olfactory receptor 6N2-like, whose amino-acid sequence MYYFLFTLSLTEIGIVTTVYPTLLTLVLEGTAYISFNGCFTQMYIFHSLVISENFLLSAMAYDRYIAICQALRYHTIMTMRSCKMLILLCSILGFLTPLPLLIMVSRLPFCGPNTIQHLFCDSAPLLTLACANNHVNIILDLMISSLTITLTSLSIFVTYINILISILKMKTSEERKKAFSTCASHLIMAFLFYGSISFMYIELQTNYSSQYDLATAIHHSVLTPLFSPLIYSFRNKDILNFLKRSFYPKTSVFRSNF is encoded by the coding sequence ATGTACTATTTTCTCTTCACTTTATCATTGACGGAGATTGGCATTGTGACCACTGTCTACCCTACACTACTGACACTTGTCCTAGAGGGCACCGCATACATTTCTTTTAATGGTTGCTTTACACAAATGTATATTTTCCATTCTCTTGTGATATCAGAGAATTTTCTTTTAAGCGCTATGGCTTATGACCGGTATATTGCGATATGCCAGGCTCTTCGGTACCATACTATAATGACTATGAGATCCTGCAAGATGCTGATACTTCTTTGTTCGATCCTTGGCTTCCTTACGCCCTTACCTTTGCTCATTATGGTTTCTAGGTTGCCTTTTTGTGGCCCAAATACCATACAACATTTGTTCTGTGACTCTGCTCCGCTACTAACATTGGCTTGTGCCAACAATCATGTCAACATCATCTTGGACTTGATGATCAGTTCATTGACCATCACGTTGACCTCATTGTCGATTTTTGTGACatatatcaatattttaatatcTATACTGAAGATGAAGACATCGGAAGAACGGAAAAAGGCGTTTTCCACTTGCGCCTCTCATCTTATTATGGCATTTCTATTCTATGGAAGTATTTCCTTTATGTACATAGAACTTCAAACAAACTACTCTTCGCAATATGACTTAGCCACAGCCATTCACCATTCCGTGCTAACTCCACTCTTCAGTCCTCTCATCTACAGCTTTCGAAATAAGGACATTTTAAATTTTCTAAAAAGGTCTTTTTATCCAAAAACATCTGTTTTCAGATCTAATTTCTAG